The stretch of DNA AACCtctctgaaataatattttaattagtcTATTGAAAAGAATGATAATATAGGTGcaaatatgtaataataatagctttttttttctttctcttgaagcTACGTATGGCAGTATTGACAGTAAGTACACACTCATTTAAAGACCAAGCCTCTGTCTCTATTTCATTGTCTTTTGGCAAGTGAAACATTAAAACAGTactctcccccttcctccctattttttttaatctgtcttgGAATTAAAAACATAGGAGCTATCAGAAGTTTTAATAAAAGATTATGAATTGTATATTTCTTTGGTACATACATGGGAGAATGTATAGGCTATACTATCTGCTTCATTTATTGGCtctcaggattttatttttttagttactTTACAGActccaaattttttgtttttgaagtttgGTAGACTCTTTGGAAATTTTGTATACCTCTGAGTTTAACATGTTATACATAGTTAAGAATAGAAAATGAGAAGATACCACTGAGAGTCTTAGATCTATGATTTATTGAACAAATTTTAAACCATAATGgattatttagaatttatttgtAGCTCAGTCATGGTAATTATGAATGCTTcattattaatttccttttattcagtGTTCACAGAATATTCTAAAGACTCTACATTCACAAAATAAGCATATCCTATCTCTAGCTTAAAATATATGTCTGTACTCAACTAATAGAACACAAATTAAACTctatataaaaaatgtatttcatgagGAGTAATCTAGTAAATTCCAGAAACTAAAGGCTGTTTATTTTCCCTTATACAGGTTTACACAAATCCCATGGGATCTGAGGTaagaacacacacaaacatataggTGGGTagtgtatgtatattatattttaagatgtttttctgAGTTGAGGCTATAGATTATGTTACTAGACTACCATATGAGCAGAGGAACTAATAGTGGGCTCTTTCAGTATATTTTACTCTAAACTTGACCAATCTCTTATTATGAGATTTTTCAAAAACTATGTAAGGGTATTGGGGAAAAAAGGCATTGAGAAGAACTGAGCCTATTCCCTAACCTGTTGGCATTAAGAGTCTCttaatgtataaatgtataaaaccacatttttttcgtaaaaattttttaaatttaatttttatggactttttttctgagtcatataaaaccacattttattatttatttaaactgatTATGAATCTTTTCTGTTTATGGCcttttgggaaaataaatgagatggcataactctaattttcttttttgccaacTAAATTCTCCTTTTCACGTTTTTATTTTCAGAGCTTTACCTCTTTACTTCTCTCTTTAGATTTCTTCCCTCTGTTTAGGGAATCCAACTCATCTTCAAGGCCAACTATGTTCAAATCTTATATGTAAACCTCTTTGGCTATTTGGTCTATACTaacttctttctttaaattctttttccagCAGAACCCCACAATTTAACACTCTCAATTGATTCATATTGATTACTTAATCTCCTCAACCAGATTgtgaattcttcttttttttttagatggagtctcgctctgtcacacaggctggctctgtctcccaggcttctagcaattctcctgccgcagcctcctgagtagctgggactaccggcatgcaccaccatgcccggctaatttttatattttttatatttttaatttttatatttttagtagagatggggtttcaccatgttggccaggctggtcttgaacgcctgacctcaggtgatccgcctgcctccgcctcccaaagtgctgggattactgacatgacccaccatgtctggcccagaCTGTGAATTCTTGAGGACAAGAGTCTTGTCTCATAGTCTTGGACACATAATAGTTACTTGTGCCACTTTGAATGTGGCTGTGGCACAGAAATGGAGGGAGAAACTTTCTGTTCTCTTCTGACTTTACTctctttgtctttcctttttctttactttcaatTTTCCTTCTCTAAGCCTACGTATTTAGCCTAACTGGTGCTATTCTAGACTAAATTATGCATTTTTACCTCTTAATATTCTTTCTTTGCAAGATGACATGTAGCTGTTTAAGCAAGGGGTAAGAAAACTATTACATACGGTAGGTAGCAATTCCTCATGCCCAAACTAGttctatcttttatttctttgtgtcttgTTTCATTTCAAAATGCTTCCCCACAACGCTGTAAGTTTGAAGGGAAGTTTCCCAAAATAAAACCTTCAGATAGTTACTAAATTGGTCATTTTCTTAGTGTAGTATTTATCATGTTTTCTTATGCATGAAAACATCCTAGTTTGAAACCAGTGTTTTTTGGGGGTAGTGAAATGCTAAGCAAATTGAGtttaattacaaaaaaagtaCTACAGAGTGGGAAGAAATGCAGGCATATATAATAATGAAGTTAGGAAACAAAAGCTTGTTATGTGGTAAGTTTTGAGCTATCATTTATGacccaggaaaaaatattttgaatgtttacAGAGTGTTCCCCTTATGGGTAGGTAGTGATTCCTAACCTCTACGTGTTCATGGTATactttttattactaaaaaattCAGTAGCATATTGGGTAATACTAAAACATTCAAAAGAGCCCAAACAAATCAGTAATAATTACAATGTAACTACTACTGTGGTATACCAATGTTCATAGGACCTAAAAAGCATCCACAAGTTACATTATTTTATGATTGCTATTTAGCATCAAGTCACTGATAAAACTATTTACCTCCCTGATCTCATTCTCTTATGTATTCACAAAACAACATTCTAACATAAACATCATCTTTGTCATTCATCTCATGTTGTGCCATGCTTCTTGAGTTGTATGCCTGGAAGTATATCCTTTCCTAAACAAAATTGCACAAACAATAACAATGTTTGTATATGCCTGAAGCAAAAATATACTAGACAGGTGGATTAAAATTTGCAGCACTCTTGTGAAGAGTATGTCATGGTATAACAATTGAGAACCTCTTGCTTAAATCAAACAAGTATGTGTCCCTAGTTCAGAAGGCCAACTGAGTTTTCAGCATTCTACAAAGTTGTGGTACTTCTGTGCTATAAGTTTTGTTCTGGTTGCTCCATCTCATGAAAGAGATGACCAACGAAAGTAACTAAGCATCTAAGTAAACTAAGTACTAAAGTAGTGAAGAGTGATAGTGTAGCTTTTCTATAGGCACACACTACAAAATGAGTAGCAAGTATTAGTAAAACATATAAGCCAAAATGTAAATAAGATTTACACAGCTTAATGCATGTAAGACCACATAGaattattatatatgaatattgtGAAGGCATAAATCTTATGGTTTCACTATCTATTCCTTTGTGCCTATTTACTGTTGAAGGTGATCAacactctttatttttattttgttaagagacaggctctccctccatcacccaggctggagtgcagtggtgtgatcttggctcatggcagccttgaccttctaggcccaagtgatcctccaacctcagcttcccaagtagctgagactgcagttGTTCGCCACGAtgctcagttatttttaaaaatttttgcacaTGTGGGgttatgttgccctggctggtctcaaaggatccccttgcctcagcctcccaaagtgctgggattacaggtgtgagccactgcacttggccaacaCTCACTTTTAATAGATTGCTTCATGAACTTAACTATAAGTGGTCCCTGTTTCTAGCCACAATGTACTTTTAGATcctttattttaggaaaaaatccTTGTAAGATGAAATCCTACGTAGGCATGAACTCTACCTTGGCCAAATATTTATTCGTTCAGCAAATATTAATTGGGTTCCTTTTATGTGCCTAGCATTGGTATAAAAACACAGGGGTGAATGGGATAGGCAAGATCCCTGCTCTCTAGAAGCCTACATTCTTATGAGGTaggataaacaataaataaataaattaaaattagtaCAAACAATTTCAGATAGACATAGtgctattaataaaattttttaaacaggtGATGTACTAGAGAGTGCTGAAGTGGAGAATGAAGAAGGAGGGATTGGATGGCTGTGTTAGATTGGGCAGTTCCTAGGAGGCATCCCTGAGAGGCTACTGTTTGAGCTGAGATGAATAACCAGAAGGAGTCAGCCCATGCAAGCCTGTGAGGGGCAATGACATGTGACAGGCCAAATAACACCATAGTTAACATCACAGGCACTGGAGTCAAATCGcagttctaccacttactagcttcATCAATAATGAGAATAATGTCTACTTCAGAGTGTTGGCTACACAAGGGGATGAACTCATGTGAAATATTTAGGGCAGTGCCTGGATATTATTATTAACTGGAGACCGCATGTTCCAGAGTATAgctgtgcaaaggccctaagACAGGAAGGAATCTTGGGTGTTTGAGTATAGAAAAGGCGCCATGAGCCTGGAGCTTAGCTGAGTGCAAGGGAAAGTGGCCAGAGATAAGGTCAGAGAGGCAGACAGGGGATGGATGAGTAGGGCCTTGCAAATCAAGATaacttttggattttattttaagggTGGTGAGAAGCTAATGGGGGATTTTAAGAAAATGAGTGACATGGTctgatttgtattttcaaaaactcCTTTTGGCTGCAGAACAGAGAATGAGTATCAGATGGACTTGCAATTTGCTTAAGAGATAGACCTGAACAGTCTTGCCAATGGGTTGGAAtgtggagggagaaggaaaggctgCATATGTTGCTGCTGCTTTGGCCTATGTGACTATATTTAGTATGATTCATAGAAACCACTGATGAGCAGTTCAATGGTTCATCTTTATTAGGCAACACATTAGTCTGAAAAGTGTTATATGAGGTGTTAAGAATAGTACCTGCTATAAATATACCTTCCTAGATAAGCCAGAGTCAGACTGAAGTTAATTAAGGATTAGCATCTTctgtaaaacaaatataattataaCTCTTTTATTAGTTGCTTCAGGGATCAAATAATAAAgtgtaaataaaattatcaacTACTAAAACAACCTACTCttgttacaatttaaaaaaacaaaagatcacTCAGAGCATTAAAAAGCTATAGTTGATTGAGAAACATGGGCAGGCAGGAAGAATGGGCATTGTTTGCTTGGCAGAGCAATTACACCCAGCACTGGCTAAGAGAGGACTCTGTTCATCTCGCCTATCTGGAGTGAACCTGTTGCTATAGGCTCCTCTAATCTCATCTGTCTCTCCTATTGTATTTACAAACAGTTTTCTGAACTTGATTTGATTTCTCAAGTAGACTGTCTCATTAGGAAaatgcttttatcttttaaaattaactccATTACAAATCAATCTCCTTAGAGTTTAAGCATCATGAGCCAATTTTCCCAAGACCTGATCACCTGTAATTAAGTTTCATGTTAAGGTTTAAGATCAGCAGAGCTGGGAGGCTTAAAGTAACAGAAACACTGAGACTTTTTCCGATCAGTCTGACATCCTCATTCTCACATTTGTCAAGGATCAAATACTGAACCAGATGAATAAAGGACatttttttgtgttctgttttaaGCTTATACCGTTTACTTGTCATTAGTACTTCTCCAGCTCTGTGGACATACTGTATGACATATCTGGGCCAAACATTTGCTTCAACTACgagatgtttattttattttatttcatttatttatttttcaaatttaatttaattattttatttattaatttaatttatttatttttatatttcaggttattttattatttctttctttctattctattctattttttgagatggagtctcgctctgtcacctaggctggagtgcagaggaacaatctaggctcactgcaacctctgcttcctgggttcaagcgattctcctgcctcagttacctgagtagctgggattacaggtgagcaccaccacacccggctaatttttgtatttttggtagagacagggtttccccacattggccaggctggtcttgaactcctgacctcaggtgatccgcctgcctcggtctcccaaaatgctgggattatgggcgtgagccaccgtgtccagccagacattcattttattttaaatggaatctaTCTCTTATGAGGAAATTTGTCCctctttatttctagttttcttaaCAGTGAGGAGAGCAGATAGCAGTAGTATCTAGTTTTCAGTGCAGGACTGAAAAAACAAGACTCGATATCAGAGGTCAGGGCtccttttctaatattttttaattttcctgttgCCACTGTAGTCTTCCCTGAATTACTGCAGTAGACTCTTAATTGCTCtcatggattttatttcttcccctCTGCACTTTTAAAGGAGCCAagatgatgtttaaaaaatacaaatcactCCTGCTTAAAACTCTTCTGTAGACTTCTAGCTTACTTAGAATGAAATCCAAACCCCTTACCATAGCCAACAAGGCCCCATAGACTCCTTTATCACCTCATTTCCTGGGTTCTCCCCCTCACTCACTGGTTTCCAGCCACTGGGCCTCCTCTCTGACCCTAGAAGAGGCATCCCTTCCCACTCCAGAGCCTTTGcattgctgttccctctgcctgaggCACCCCACCCCCAAGATCTGCACATAACTGACCCTTGAGGCTCAATTCAAACCTCACCTCTTTAGCAAGGCCTTCCTTGGCCCTTCCAAACCAAAGCACCACTTGTGCCCTTCATGTACCTCTCTATCACAGCATCTGCTTCTTCCTCACAGCACTATCGGAATTAgcttatttcatttgtttacttatttactgACTATTTCCCCTACTGGATTGCATGTATATTCCAGAAAAACAGGGACcttttctgtcttgttcaccactgtGACTGCAGTGACTGGCACAAAGTAGACATTCAATACAATATTAGTTACATGAATGAATGGTTTCTCAACTGGTTCCACTGTGATTTACCTAGTTCAGTTAGATATTTGActctgtgattttgtttttccagctttaaaatggtaataatagtatctttcatctaatttatttttagcatGGAGGAGAAAAACTAGGTTGtctttatatttggaaatattactCTTGAATAATGTGATACTGTGAAACAAACTGCTATATAGGAAGTATAGTAGGTATACAGTGAAAATGTTCCTTACTTATGATCAGGTAAGATTCtggatttcttttctaaatttttttttctttatttccttcggTTTTTGTAGAAAGTGACTGAGATGTACCAGTTCAAGTTCAAATACACGAAAGAAGGAGCCACTATGGATTTTGACAGGTAGAATCTAACTGCTTAATGAACATGAGAAGTAAATAGGATTGAGGTAAACATAAGCTTCTTGAGGCCAGAGAAAGGCCTTATACTTCTTTACACATTTCCCCACAAACCCTACAGAAAACCACTATTATAAAAAGGGGCTGCAACAATTGTTTACATTCCTGAAATCCATGGATTAAGCTGGTGGGAATAGAGAAAATGGTGGGCAGCACAAAGgtagaaattatattaataagGTTGCTTACACGCTGTTGATTGAATAACTCCATAAGGCTCTGTCTAGCCATTAATTCAAAGTTTCTCAACTGCTATGCCTAGATAGCGATCCTTTCCACACTCAATATAGCCAGCCTGTGCCTAGGGTAGATAATACCCCTGTACTATTTGCCCATATGCACAAATATTCTCATTTACTTACCCCAGTATGTcatataaatatcattttctatgTGTCATTGTATGAAAAGATTAGAAAGCACTGCAGTTTCCTATTAAGTCGAAAATTCCAAGTTTTAGGTGTACTAATGGGTTAAATAGCAAACACAAGGACATTGAAgaacaacatttatttttctcccagtAGCTTTTGGATTCAGACCTGCCAGGAGGGATGGAGAGCTAAGTATTGCTGATGAGATGGCACAGTAGTGGAAGGTACAGATGATGGTGAAAAGCTCTGGATAGTAGAGGAATCCGAGTAAGGGGGATGGATGCCCCTGAAAGGAATGACTGATCAGAGACATGGCCTAATTTTCAATTTTCCCTACTATTAGCTCTGGCTCATCATTTGCCATGAGCTTGAGGACTTTTCTCCAAGATTCACTCCCTTAATTATCCTTCCATTTGTAAAACCTACAGACAGCACTAGAATGTGAAGAGAAAATCAGTTCCAAAAATGAGAATTAGAATATTACCTTTTATTAGCTAACATTTGTATGATACTTTACAGCTTATACAGCAGCACTTTTCATACACATTTTCTCACATAAAAAGTTACCTTTACTCTCCAAAACTCAAAAATATACACTGATGGCCAGATTAAACTCTTTTGTTCTGAAGGCACATATGCCAAGAGGTAAGCTGTAAAACAAAAATGGCCAAATCTTTCGCATGCTAAGGAGGAGAGAAGGTAATGCATATTATTAATTTCCTAGAGAAGAAATATAGGCATTTGTTTAAATGGGAGTCCTGAATATGGTTTTATTGATGTGTCCTGGAGGCTCCCATGAGCTATATGCCTATAGCCCTTCATTCTGGTTACCTACATTTGAATTGGTTAAATCCTGGATGGCAGAATTTTAAGTTGTTCAAAATTGGAAAAGGAGCTAATGTattcacttaataaatgtttgcttcatGAATTCACACTGTCTCCAAAGATCACTTAGGGAAAAATCCAACAGTTCAATATTAAGAGCTAACTATGTGCACAGCCATGTGTAAATATATTATAGTCATGGTCCTTCCTGGAAATTACTCAAATGTGAGACTAATTGTGGAAGGAAACTTTGGAGATAAATGAACAAAGTTTAGAATTGGAAGGTAATTTAGTCcaaattgttcattcattcattaattcaacaaatgtcGATTGAATAGCTGGGCACCAAACTCTGTACTGTGGAGATGAAAGATATAGCCACTCACAGTCTAGAGAAGGACAAATAGTTATCCTGAGGATAAGATGAGGGTATTATCAGAGAAGACTGCTTTGAAGAGTCTGCACATGAGCTAGGTATTAGAGGATAAATTAAGGACAGTCAGGAAGAGAAGTGGAAAAGCACAGTACAAGCAAAGTGAACAGCATATGCAAATACTGTGAGTGAGAGGAAACTGGGCAATAGCTGCAGATGAGGATGGAGCTGAGGATGTGACGGGTTGTGAAAGGAATTGTATACACACTGTCTTTGAATTTGATTGAAAAGTGATGGATATAATAGAAGAATTCTAAGTAAGAAGGTGATATGAACAGATTTTCCTGTTAGTAATATTATTTCAACAGTGATATGGAGAATATTTTGCAGTGTAGAcaagaaggaaagcaggaaaaatgTTACATAGCCACTGTAGTAATCAATGCAAGAGTGAGGAAGGGATACTTTTGCAAGATAATAAGATGGTAGAAAGGCCCAGAGCTGGTGATTGATTCTATGCTTGAGACTTGTAGAAATGTCTTTACGCTTATCTCACAAATGAGCTAACTGACCTAGAATGTGTCTAAATGACTTCACCAAGGTCATTCAGCTAGTTATCAGCAGAGCTGATATTAGATGCCAGGTCACCTAATGCCAAATTCGTTGTTCTTACTATTGTGgtatatgatttttttcaaatcaaatttttaaaaagatcgtattttaaatgcttttaggGAATTTGCTACTTAAGACATTCTTTGTATATACATTGCAAAAAGTACTATCACTCCCCTAATTTACATTCTAAAAAAGTCTCAAAATGTCCTagtgtttaatttatatttactcACATAGTCAAAAGTTTTGTTCCTTTTGGGATAGATTGCCACTATTGTATATGATCAAAAagtatgcttttttttctatGTAGTCGTAGCAGCAGTACAAGCTTTGAAACTGGAACAAACAATGAAGATATTAAGAAAGCCAGTGTTCTACTGATCCGTAAATTGTATATACTGATGCAGGACCTTGAGCCACTTCCTAATAATGTTGTACTTACTATGAAACTCCACTACTATAATGCAGGTAGGTAGAGAACTTTAGGCAAACTCCTTCTGAAGTGCTgagctaatattttatataagtagaAGGATTTTGCAAGCATCTGAAAGAGAAGTCTGTTGCTACACATGAAAGATTAATCTGACTTGTATTGAAACCCAGTTTTCATGGCTTTTTGCCCTTTTCATTTCTCAGTGACCCCACATGATTACCAACCCCTCGGTTTTAAAGAAGGGGTAAATTCACACTACCTGCTGTTTGACAAGGAGCCTATCAACGTGCAAGTGGGATTTGTCTCCACTGGCTTTCATAGCATGAAAGTAAAAGTCATGACAGAGGCTGCAAAAGTGATTGATTTGGAGAACAGTCTGTTTCAGGAGAACAGCACTACTGAGATCGCCCATCAAGGTCTAGACTGTGATGAGGAAGAAGACTGCAATGACCATGTAAGGCAAAGCTTTAGTGATTTTCTATCGTGTCAGTTAAACACAATTGATATTTTTCAGTTTCTACCCAGGGCATGCACGTGGAGTGTGCCAGCTATAAAAGCTGAAACAAAACTAGTTTCTGACATCAAGGAGTTTTTAATCTGAAAAAGTTTAATCTTCTAAAAGGAAATATACTTTATCAGGTGAAATTGTCCATAACTAGGAGGAAAAagattttctaatatatttattttattaaagatatcatacatttagaaaatttgaggttttctttcctttatttgtaAATGACATGTTTTTAGGATTGAAAAATATTCCAGGTATTTATTCATACTCATTGGAAGTATAAATCAGTTCTTGATACTGAGATAATTAGATGGGAGGAGTTGGGGAAGATAAATTTTATGGATAAACCCGAGTCAGAGTGAAAACAAATAATAGTCAACTTCTGGTTATGTGGAGGAAGACAAGCTTTGGGGCTAACTCACTGTGGAAAGTCAGGGGGTTGGTGGGATTGGAGCCGGTGGAGCCAAACAGGTCTCTGATCCCTTTATCCTCCTATTTCCACCAATAGAGACTTGGAGTTAGATTCTTGCTAGGGTCCCATTATGCCCTAGGTAACTCCACACCCTTAACTGTCTGTTGTCTGGGTAATAATGTTAAGTGTATGACAACATTGTGTTAAAAGGGTTCTGAGTTAGACAAAAAATTTTCAATAGGAAGGGATGCTATAAGATCTTTTCAGAAGATATTTTAAGATTAGAATGATAACTTGTTTGCTTAAGATAATTTGAGTTATATTTAAAGATAGATGAGTGTACTAGGTAACTTCTGAAGGTTCCTTCTAGTTCTTTAACTCTGTATTATATTTAATACATTGAAAAGAGGTTCTAGTTGTTCTAGTTTTAACTCAATTAATGT from Nomascus leucogenys isolate Asia chromosome 7b, Asia_NLE_v1, whole genome shotgun sequence encodes:
- the HORMAD2 gene encoding HORMA domain-containing protein 2 isoform X1 codes for the protein MATAQLSHCITIHKASKETVFPSQITNKHESLKMVKKLFATSISCITYLRGLFPESSYGERHLDDLSLKILREDKKCPGSLHIIRWIQGCFDALEKRYLRMAVLTVYTNPMGSEKVTEMYQFKFKYTKEGATMDFDSRSSSTSFETGTNNEDIKKASVLLIRKLYILMQDLEPLPNNVVLTMKLHYYNAVTPHDYQPLGFKEGVNSHYLLFDKEPINVQVGFVSTGFHSMKVKVMTEAAKVIDLENSLFQENSTTEIAHQGLDCDEEEDCNDHIQRMNFVCSQQSSECSRKKRKVSEPVKVFIPNRK
- the HORMAD2 gene encoding HORMA domain-containing protein 2 isoform X2 encodes the protein MSWVTAYYQMLRMAVLTVYTNPMGSEKVTEMYQFKFKYTKEGATMDFDSRSSSTSFETGTNNEDIKKASVLLIRKLYILMQDLEPLPNNVVLTMKLHYYNAVTPHDYQPLGFKEGVNSHYLLFDKEPINVQVGFVSTGFHSMKVKVMTEAAKVIDLENSLFQENSTTEIAHQGLDCDEEEDCNDHIQRMNFVCSQQSSECSRKKRKVSEPVKVFIPNRK